In one Pseudomonas sp. MM211 genomic region, the following are encoded:
- a CDS encoding fumarylacetoacetate hydrolase family protein has protein sequence MSYQHQYIDGTRIHFPMGKVVCVGRNYAEHAKELNNPLPTEPMLFIKPGSCVVPLEGGFSIPEDRGSVHYEVEIAVLIGKPLSRKPSDEEVLDAISGFAPALDLTLRDVQNKLKGQGHPWEPAKSFDGACVLAPFVPGDAVEDLAAIGIRLTINGEVRQDGISGDMIFAILPVIQEMAGHFNLQPGDVILTGTPAGVGPLHKGDEVVLDLVGHSSFASRVI, from the coding sequence ATGAGCTACCAGCACCAGTATATCGATGGCACCCGTATCCACTTCCCGATGGGCAAGGTGGTGTGTGTAGGCCGCAATTACGCCGAGCATGCCAAAGAACTCAACAACCCGCTGCCGACCGAGCCGATGCTATTCATCAAGCCCGGCAGCTGCGTGGTGCCGCTCGAAGGTGGCTTCAGCATTCCGGAAGACCGCGGCTCGGTGCACTACGAAGTGGAAATCGCCGTGCTGATCGGCAAGCCGCTGTCGCGCAAGCCGAGCGATGAAGAAGTGCTGGATGCCATTTCCGGTTTCGCTCCCGCTCTCGACCTGACCCTGCGCGACGTGCAGAACAAACTCAAAGGCCAGGGGCATCCCTGGGAGCCGGCCAAGTCGTTCGATGGTGCCTGCGTGCTGGCGCCCTTCGTGCCGGGTGACGCGGTCGAAGACCTGGCTGCTATCGGCATTCGCCTGACCATCAACGGCGAAGTGCGCCAGGATGGCATCAGCGGTGACATGATCTTCGCGATCCTGCCTGTGATCCAGGAAATGGCCGGCCACTTCAATCTGCAGCCTGGCGACGTGATCCTCACTGGCACTCCCGCAGGCGTCGGCCCGCTGCACAAGGGCGATGAAGTAGTGCTCGACTTGGTCGGCCACTCCAGCTTCGCCAGCCGGGTCATCTGA
- a CDS encoding NirD/YgiW/YdeI family stress tolerance protein produces the protein MKAPALALLLVPLFSSAAMAAGYTGPGQVAQVTTVEQALKAGDDTPVVLQGQIVKRLQDELYEFKDATGTIHVEIDDEDWPPQAISEKATVKLTGEVDKDLTSREIDVDIVELVK, from the coding sequence ATGAAAGCTCCCGCACTCGCACTGTTGCTCGTTCCGCTGTTCTCTTCCGCTGCCATGGCTGCCGGCTACACCGGCCCAGGTCAGGTCGCTCAGGTCACCACTGTCGAGCAGGCGCTGAAAGCCGGCGACGACACCCCGGTGGTACTGCAGGGCCAGATCGTCAAACGTCTGCAGGACGAACTCTATGAGTTCAAGGACGCCACCGGCACCATCCACGTTGAAATCGACGACGAAGACTGGCCGCCGCAAGCCATCTCCGAGAAGGCCACCGTCAAGCTGACCGGTGAAGTCGACAAGGATCTGACCAGCCGCGAAATCGATGTCGATATCGTCGAACTGGTGAAATAA
- a CDS encoding SdiA-regulated domain-containing protein, producing the protein MRRLISIKGLFLLLMLVVLAALAITSQQFRLFERAWFNFSQPAEAPSHSLWLSDYKVVIEAQRIEGLEDDVSALTYDPDRQSLFTVTNQHPKLIELSLDGKVLRQIELVGFGDPEAVEYVAPGRFVIADERTQRLVKIRVDDDTTSIDAADGQQMSLGLEMGSKNKGFEGLAYDLKGQRLFVAKERDPMRIYEVHGFPNLDPAAPNPVQIRDDRKRDAGIFVRDLSSLHYDNLTGHLLALSDESRLVVELGEDGKPISSLSLLQGQQGLKKSVPQAEGITMDDHGVLYLTSEPNLFYVFSKDGKSD; encoded by the coding sequence ATGCGTCGTCTGATTTCGATCAAAGGATTATTCCTGCTGTTGATGCTCGTTGTGCTGGCTGCGCTGGCTATCACGAGCCAGCAATTTCGCCTGTTCGAGCGGGCCTGGTTTAATTTCAGCCAGCCCGCCGAGGCGCCCTCGCATTCGCTGTGGCTGAGCGACTACAAGGTGGTGATCGAGGCGCAGCGTATCGAGGGTCTGGAGGACGACGTCTCGGCGCTGACCTACGACCCGGATCGCCAGAGCCTGTTCACGGTAACCAACCAGCATCCCAAGCTGATCGAGCTGTCCCTCGACGGCAAGGTGCTGCGGCAGATAGAGCTGGTCGGTTTCGGTGATCCCGAAGCGGTTGAGTACGTTGCGCCCGGGCGCTTCGTGATCGCCGATGAGCGCACCCAGCGGCTGGTCAAGATCCGCGTTGACGACGACACCACCTCCATCGACGCCGCCGACGGTCAGCAGATGTCGCTGGGCCTGGAGATGGGCAGCAAGAACAAGGGCTTCGAGGGGTTGGCTTACGACTTGAAAGGGCAACGCCTGTTCGTCGCCAAGGAGCGTGACCCGATGCGGATCTACGAGGTGCACGGCTTCCCCAATCTCGACCCGGCCGCGCCCAATCCGGTGCAGATCCGCGACGACCGCAAACGTGATGCGGGCATCTTCGTGCGTGATCTTTCCAGCCTCCATTACGACAACCTCACCGGCCATTTGCTGGCGCTGTCGGACGAGTCGCGACTGGTCGTCGAGCTGGGCGAGGACGGCAAGCCGATCAGCAGCCTGTCGCTGCTGCAGGGACAGCAGGGCCTCAAGAAATCGGTGCCACAGGCGGAAGGCATCACGATGGATGATCACGGTGTGCTCTACCTGACCAGCGAGCCCAATCTCTTCTACGTCTTCAGCAAGGACGGCAAGAGCGACTGA
- a CDS encoding SdiA-regulated domain-containing protein — protein MRRLFSFKALLVLFILVAASLLAVWGQEFRVFERAWFNVQQPDDAPANALWLDGYEVTLEAQVIDGLDDDVSALTYDPLRKSLFTVTNQNSRLIELSLDGKVLREIELVGFGDPEAVEYVAPGIFVIADERPQRMVEVRIDDTTTRVDAADGQQLSLGLEMEAKNKGFEGLAYDLAGKRLFVAKERDPLRIYEVHGFPHLDPNSPSAIRIIDDRQRDEGLFVRDLSSLQYVAGSGHLLALSDDSRLLVEMNIEGEPVSSLSLIGGQQGLKESVPQAEGIAMDENGVIYMISEPNLFYTFSKKAE, from the coding sequence ATGCGTCGTCTGTTTTCCTTCAAGGCATTGCTGGTGCTGTTCATACTCGTCGCGGCCTCGCTGCTGGCTGTCTGGGGTCAGGAGTTCCGGGTCTTCGAACGGGCCTGGTTCAATGTGCAGCAGCCCGACGACGCACCGGCCAATGCGCTGTGGCTCGATGGTTATGAGGTAACCCTGGAAGCACAGGTGATCGACGGTCTGGACGACGATGTGTCGGCACTGACCTACGATCCGCTGCGCAAGAGCTTGTTCACCGTCACCAACCAGAACTCGCGGCTGATCGAGCTTTCGCTGGACGGCAAGGTGCTGCGAGAGATCGAGCTGGTCGGTTTTGGTGATCCGGAGGCGGTGGAATATGTGGCTCCGGGGATCTTCGTGATCGCCGACGAGCGCCCGCAGCGTATGGTCGAAGTGCGTATCGACGACACCACCACCCGTGTCGACGCTGCCGATGGTCAGCAGCTGTCGCTGGGCCTGGAGATGGAGGCCAAGAACAAAGGCTTCGAAGGCCTGGCCTACGACCTGGCCGGCAAGCGCCTGTTCGTCGCCAAGGAGCGCGACCCGCTGCGCATCTACGAGGTTCATGGCTTTCCCCATCTCGACCCGAACAGCCCGTCGGCGATCCGCATCATCGATGACCGCCAGCGTGACGAGGGGCTGTTCGTGCGCGATCTGTCCAGCCTGCAATACGTCGCCGGTAGCGGGCACCTGCTGGCGCTCTCCGATGATTCGCGCTTGCTGGTTGAGATGAATATCGAGGGCGAACCGGTCAGCAGCCTGTCGCTGATCGGTGGGCAACAGGGGCTCAAGGAATCCGTGCCTCAGGCCGAGGGCATCGCCATGGATGAGAATGGCGTGATCTACATGATCAGCGAGCCCAATCTCTTCTACACCTTCAGCAAAAAGGCCGAGTGA